Genomic segment of Centropristis striata isolate RG_2023a ecotype Rhode Island chromosome 21, C.striata_1.0, whole genome shotgun sequence:
ATGTTATTCtttattaatttctgacttctcagaaaAGCCCAGTGGGCTGGCTCAAATTaggtataaaaaggtgaattcagtttgtaatttgccaaataaataacaataacatttttagttttaaacaagcttttgaacgACGATGGTATTTAAAATCCTCTCTGCTACCAGGTGTCAGCCACACTATTGTTCTGTTTGTTGGAATAACttcattgtaattgtaattgttttatactgtgtatatcctctgcatatacagtgcttaacaaattcaTTGGACCACtggtttgtgccacagctgtcctaaatttccagtattagtaattaccaaaatcattttttacgtttctgtaatggttatgttagggattaataaaaatgagCAATTATATGCATTAAAACCATTAGTAAATGCTGCTTAACAATGCACATGCAACAGAGCACAAAACACAGATTGAATATAACAGAGCACACATAGATGATACTTTATGCACATTCCAGAGGGAAAGCAGATgtaacacagagacacattcataaAAAGATACTTTCAAGGTTATTGACTTGTAGGGGGTAAAACACTGAGGAACACTAGGTACAGAAAGagtagtaaagcacattattatttattttttaagatgtctaattatagttatttacttgcattcctgaacagaaaaagttATAGGGGTTGAATGCTATTCtttattaatttctgacttctcagaaaAGCCCAGTGAGCCTGTttcataaataaagtcatattttattttatcttaaattattattattgttgtttatattatgtagtttttttgttaatttatttctgtgttgcttaaaaaaagcaaaagtagtagtataatagtataaatcaataaagtaaaaaaaaaagtataattttttaagtaaatattTATTGAATAGAGGTCATATACAAAATGCAGGTGCAGCCTGTACCttgttaattataattattgttattattattattattattattattattattattattatgcatgtATTAAATAATGCAAAGTTATTAATACAgaacaaaaccaaaataaaaacatcaaacacagggcacaaataaatgttttttgcaactttcttatttttttgtccaaaatgtactttttagtttcattttcaaaaattataaataaagatttagaATGGATACACTTGAATTTACGACAAACATATtctgtataatattttttttacgatGTATTAGTTAGTCTAAAATGATTTCCTTGTAAATGAATATGTTCGAAATGAATTAAATCACGAGTGCATCATAGCAAAGATTACAGGCTGCCTTGCTTTCCGCGCATGCGCTCTGAAGTTATAGTTTCGTCATGGCTGACACGGGCTGGCCAGGCTGTGCGAAGAGTTTGAAAGGTGTCATATTGGACATGTGTGGCGTTTTATATGACAGCGGAGAGGGCGACGGGGTTGCAATCCCTGGATCGATTGAAGCTGTGAAAAAGTGAGTAAATAAGTAGCGAATCGTTTTAGTTCCTGTTATAAATGTTAGTTCCCTGCATGTTCAGTATGGAGCTAAGTGCATGCACTCGCATATTCACTCCAGCTAACTTATGGAACAGTTCCTTGCAAGACCTCCAACGcgtctgtgtgcatgtatgaTTAAACCAATGCTGCATAATGTGAACAACGTGAGAGCTATTTTAATGTCAGTGTCACCGTGTTGTCACAAGCTCTATGCTGCATCTTCAATCTGACCTCCTGACCCTTTTACAGGCTCAAGGCGTCTAACCTGCAGCTGCGCTTCTGCACCAATGAGACCCAGGCCACCAGAGAGAAGTTTGTAGCCAAGCTGCAAAGGCTGGGCTTCGATATCTCTGTATGTGAGGTCTTCTCTCCTGCTCCTGCAGCCGTAGCTGTCCTCAAGGAGAGGGGTCTACGGCCTCACCTGCTGGTGTATGATGGTAAGGCTTTAAGTAGTCAGGACGTGTTGCATGTTGACAAAGTGCATGTCAAAGTATTGATTTGCATAACATTATGTCCACTTTAACCAACATTTCAGGAAACGTATTAGTTAAGCGTTGCTGCAGAtccttaaaaagtcttaaaagtcatttattttatttattaattaatctaatAAAGCCTTAAttggaaaataaatgtattaaatcaaTCTTTCAAAGGGCTTAAAACATGggaagaatgtgttttttttctgtccctgCTATGTATAATCTCAAAATTATTGATAATATCTATCTTTTAccaaatcgtcaccctgttaaaataatcgcctaactaattttttcaagtttcgcaggaaacacaaaaaaacatcaccaaaaatgtaacatatgacatttattgatcatttcactcaaaaaggatgaaacaaaggatggctattggcatagtaccGGTAATaactaaagtaaaattttgtaatttaagagaaataaatgacttaggcaattttttgaacatgcctttgtgacttaagcaagatatggtcacactttattttttaaggtgtctacataagcgtcacacaagcctgtcagacacatgacatgacaagtatcatgagcattaatgttacttcaaagtgtcattaatgttcatgacacatcccatgtcatgtttatgacacgctcatgtctctcttatgtagacaccttcaaaatatcttgtttaagtcacaaaggcatgttcaaaaaattgcctaagtcacattttattttgactttggcATAATAAATCACTCACTTAACATAGGctattatcttaaaggggtaaaatcacatgatctgatcaactgagaaTGTAgccgattttaccataggtggccggcgtcataaGGAGATGATTTAGATGAAATTCCCAAGAAAACACACCAACAAACTCCAAGTATATCCCAATTCAGTTTGGCCCTCATCTTGATACATGAATacacttttattatgttcaaTGTTATTTGGAGTGGCATGAAAAGTCTTACATCTAACTCGCCTTAAGCTGTAGGAACCATGTAGTTGAGTGTGTTCTAACAGTAATTTATTGTAAAGGCTACATTTTTATTGCCAAAATCTTTTAGACAAACCgtttgtttaaatgttgttaaaatgtagcatgtaaaatgtgaaatatgtggGACACAGCTGAACtgtacattaaaattaaaaaacattctttACTATCAATGGGATTTCCTAAGTGTGGTTTAAAGGATAAATCTGTTCTTATTGTCTATAATCCCCAGGATAAGAGTTAAACAAACAATGTGTTTGATGTCTCTCAATACTTTTTCCAATATTACTTCCCAGCCAGTCTTTGGTTCTCAACCTCAAGGCCACCGGTTCCTCCTAAAGACAGAAATCTTGGAAAAATGACATGCAAATATATAGTTtaatttacaacaaacaaaaaagattcTAAATCCTATCTTAAAACAACACTGTAGTCATAAGTAACTGGCAATAGTTCAAGTAAATACGGTGTTCAGATTGGTATTTCTTGCAGAAGATAAATGTATGTTGAATAGTTTCCACTGTTGCactataaaacaaaatgcatgatTTTGGTTTATTGATGTATTGTTTCTTGCACAACAATGGAAATCTATGGTATGGAAAAAAGACCTTTATTGGATTTTGACCCAACCCTAAAAAGTATTCATGCCTTCTTCTGCAGGACTTCTACCAGAGTTTGACAGTGTTGACAAGACCGGCCCAAACTGTGTGGTGATTGGAGATGCAGCTGAAAACTTCTCCTACCAGAACCTGAACGAGGCGTTCAGGGTCCTTATCGGCCTGGAGAAGCCAGTGCTGCTCTCTCTGGGCCAAGGGTAAGACGACATTGCAAGTCTGTAGCTATAATTATGTCGCTTATtccaaaaaatgaacacaacttgcaatataaaatatcaaacaaaatATTTCCTCTCTTCACAGGAGGTACTATAAAGAGACTGATGGTCTGAAACTAGATGTCGGGGTGTTCATGAAGGCTCTGGAGGTACAGCGGGTGCATCATttgtattgatatatatttatgaaGCACAGCAGCTCTTTACATGTAAATAAAGACTCATTATTTTCTTCCAGTATGCCAGTGATCTAAAGGCTGAAGTTGTTGGAAAGCCATCCCCAACATTCTTCCAGAGCGTTCTCAATGATATGGGGCTTCAACCACATGAGGTACGTAACAACAGAAGCTTCTACAACAATGTAAACTCCcactttttgcttttattgttaCCTTACTCTTTAGTGGCAAAAACATTCAGCACTCAGCATCTGCAATCATGCATTTAGATTGCATtgcaactcaaaaatgtactaTTGAGCGGCCTTATTGGTAATCTTTGAATCTTTCCCCTCTTAAATTGTTATCAGTATCAAAAAACCCATATCTGCTGGTTGGTTCTACTCTGTACCACTAATAAATTacatgtttctgcaaaccatcATGACGGTAAAATCTCAagcctcatcatcatcatcatcatcatcatcatcattattatgatttaatgtctaaaggATGATCAATTATTAATTCGTAGTTCTCATGTTAAACACAATTTCAATTAGAGCCTAAacgatatgggatttttaagaccgatactgattttagagaggGAAATTTAATCAGTTATCAATATGGTGGCCgatatactatttttttttagctagatAGAAAAAAGACCTTTTTATGTGCATTGTAGaccaatttttcaccactctgcaaatctacccagagagctactttctcaaacattaaTATATCCTTAATAAAGggtaaaataaaaacctaaataaacataattactgttcagtgtcagtcaattgctgactattgaaaaacatatatatatatatttttaaagaaaacaccatttctaaaccacgccaagcaacatttctgcattattattaaaattattataattattattattataattattattattattattatgtatttatttgcatttttgtttgtttattaatttatttcaggGGGTGGGGTTAAAAGCAAAATAAtagtataaattatttttttttaaataagtatttattGATAATAGAGCtcatatacaaaatacatatatacaaaatGCAAAGTTATCAATACAgaccaaaaccaaaataaaaacatcatacaAAGGGCACAAATAAATTCTAttagtcttatttttttttgtccaaaatgtaatttttagtttcattttcaaattaacataattactgttcagtttcagtcaattgctgactattgaaaaaaaagacaaaaagataacaccatttctaaaacATACCAATtaacatttctgcattatatattgcaTTATTACCTCAGCACACCTCCTTGTGTGTAGCTTGATATATGGAGCCACCGGCAGCTGGAACAGGAAAACTCATGTTGGAACGTATCACAGAGCAGAACCAGGACGCTGCCAGTTCAgttgtaaatcttttttttttttctcagcaggTGTCTGAACATGTGTTTAATGTCTATCCCTGGTATCTGCTCATCTCACTGTATCCCCAGTATAAAGAATGTGCTCTACCTCCACAGTCTCTCTAAGCTTATCTATTTTTGGATCTGGCAGTTGGCACTCTCTAAGAAAGCTGGGTTCATCTCAGCCTAAGCCTCACTCTTTTCTCTGGATTTCTTGTCTCTGGCTGAGATACGGACATATCCACAGCTGCATCTGCTGCCCTTTGCAAAACCTTCTGTTACTCACACCGGCTTTCATGCAGAGTTGGTGGTTCGAAGGGGAAATTCCTTCTTCGTTTAGTCATTCAGCTGATATTCAAAATGAAACTGACCAATATCATTCCTTTCAAAAGGAATGGCCAAACTCTTGAGATTACATTCTCTAGTCAGAAGTTGTATTCCTGGCACAGAACAACCTGCTGGACCTCATTTAGAGGATTCAGTCTTTTGCAGTTTATTTCAGAAATCTCATTTTCACACTAATAGGCAATGGTGCAAACAACAAGCAcctgagcagcagagaggacagctgagatgttttaaaaaagaaacatgaggAGAAGGGAGAGCAGGCTGAAATGGATCCACCAAGTGCTGATGATGGTTGGGTAACAAGGAGGAGATAACTTCTGGTACTCTTGGCAATTTATCAGAATTTTGTCAGcaaacaaaaatgtgttatctATCTGTCAATTCATCGGTGAATGATCCAACATATCGCTTCTTTAatatacactttttttattttgacaatcttcctgttttgttttgaaaagtaaaCTGAGCACACAGATATCTTAGGAATGGTGTATGGTACGAATTGAATGATCATCACAGGCTCTTTAAgttaacacataaaaaaacatttgcacatAAATGCTCAAATGTGGGACTTTATAGTGAACAGAAAGTCAATTTTTATccttttgtattaaaaaagaatgtattgtttttcatttaaatatctggAAGAGCTCAGGAATAAAATGGTAAGAATCATATTTAAGTAttattttgtgagttgatataAATTTAACAGTTTGTGTTAAAGGGGCATATGATATCTGTCTAATATTAGACTGTGAACAGGCAGATACAGTGGAAACTTCTCTTTGTGATCACGTCTGTGCAGGTCAAATTGATCACTATAAACTGATGATTCTTGTagccaaatatatttttatatctttatcCCTCATGCTCATCTTTTAACAGCAGTtgtatatcaatcaatcaatcaatcaatcaatcaatcaatcaatcaatcaatcaatcaatcaatcaaacacattttatttatatagcacctttcaaaccAATCCagtgtaattcaaagtgctgtacagattgaaaaaaaacccaacaacaactTGTTGAAAATGATATGGAGACTTATGCCTGCTGAGCAATAGAATATGAGTAGGTaaagttttaatatatatatatatatatatatatatatatatatatatatatataacatggttAAATCTGATAAAAGCCAATAATTAAAACAAGTATAAACCATCATAACATTTTGATTATAACATAATCAGACACCAATAATAAGACACTACATAAAAGTCAGATTAAAAAGAAggtttttagttttagtgtatTAGTCATTCCTATTCAACTCTACCACTCTCTTTCCATTCTTTTTGTGTAACACAGCAGCACAAGGACAGCTAAATAAAACTTGTACTTCTTATAAcgtctcttcctcctctccctcctctcctgcaGGCACTAATGATTGGGGACGATCTGGTGAATGATGTAGGTGGGGCccaaaactgtggaatgaaAGGTGTACAAGTCAGGACAGGCAAATACAGGTCAGTGATGTCCTGAATACACAACACTCTCAAAGTCAACTCTACTTTCCCTGAACACAAACCTGAACTCTGGGCAGCGGGTGCCTCAGTATCAGCCTGTTCTCTGGCTTCATCTGtcagataaaaataaacagattgaATAGATAATATAGTACGATACTGCATAGCCATATCTTAAATCTCTATATTTTTAGAAATGAgaagaaatgcattttaattattCCACATTTTCTATTTTGAAGCCAGTGTAACATggtaaatcagaataaaaatctatttaactATTTGCCAGCAGAGGGCGCCCTCACACCATGTTGTGAATCCCAGTTTCCTCCATAACACACAGGCTTCCTGCAAGCCAACCTCCTCATTCTTCAGCCTTCcagatttgtttatttgattaaGAATCTGCCCGAAATAGCTTTATTCTCTCCACATGTTGAATGCTACTCGCCCACAAGGTCATCGTCACCGAAGGATTTATGATCCCAAATCTGGAGATTACTGGGGCGTCTCTCTTATGGTGTAATTACAGAAACATATGGTTGATTATTTTGGAGGATGTATGTGGTACTCCTggttaaaagaaaagagaaaagtgacTGGGAGTAGGAGTTATGGAACTACACATTATATCACATATGCTGTATATTATAGTGTTTGTTCAAAGGCATACTGTAACtggtgtttttactgttttctctGTATGTTAGCTCAAGGTTTTATATGTGTGCTTAGGGGAATATTTATGGAAATAGAAGGGGAATCCTGAGTATTTTCAGTGCTACACTTGAAGGGCTTGGCCTGAATGccaattttacactttttttcaaACACAGTACCCGAATGCTGTgaagcagtggtggaacaagtatTTAGATCAAATCAATACATTTCTCCAAAGCTTCCAGCCCAGCCTATAGAACAAtgaattcagaaaatgtgaggTATTCTGGTATTTAGCTTATTTACAGTGATGTTTACTCCTCAGTTAAGAATCTATGTATTTCCCATGTTTTTTAGGAGTCTGTTGACACTGATGCATAAAAATAGCATGAATTTAGTaagtgaaaatatcaaacaatgatGAGCAAACTAGGCATAAGACCATTATACACCCACAGTGCCTGCTTAGAAAAAGTCTGGCCCTTGGACAAATGTAGTTGATGACCCCTGATTTGGATCCTtaacttcagtaaaatgtctaTACAACTGCATAAAAACACTTGGGGTGAGCTGAGTACTGGGATAAAATTAGTATCCTGTAcagataatttactttttatgccGTTGAGTCTCATCCATGTAAAATGTGTCATTAGGTGTCGTGTCCTTTAAGTAGTTCTGACTCTCTTGATCAAAAACGTTGATCTGAAGCTCACTTCTGAGTCTGTTCTGTAAATAGGTttctaataaataatgaatataaaGGGGGGCCCTGTAGCTCACCTGGTAGAGGGTGTGCTGTGTTCAAAGATGagtcatcctctctctctctctctcatcctctgtctctctctctaaataATCCCcccaaaatatacataaaaataagtCATTTATTATAGTAACTGCTGATcaacccattttcattttagACTTAAAAATATCAACTTCCAGTTAAGTTCCACCTACTTCCTGTTtcgaatagaatagaatatatttaatttcattgtacATGTAAAACGAAACTTGGTTAGTCAGAGCAAATGTCATCATAAAGAGACGGtagtaataaatataaaagagcttataatataacatatcaaatatatatatatatatatatatatataagagaagaagattctaaaaaaaaataaaaataaaaaataaaaacagaacacatCACACCACACCCATTTACATTATGGATACAGAAAATTAAATGATTTTATTACTTGCCCTGCcctttaaaaatactttatgaCAGCTAAATCTCAAGCATTGAAAATCTTACAATTAAGTATAAAAGTTGGTCCTGTTGGTGTTATTTTTAAACTTCTGCTCTGCTACTCGCTGGTACACTGTACTGCTTTGTAACATATGATACAATGATAAACTGCAATGCATGATATTATCTGATTCTATCATCTGTGATAATACATGTAGAAAACTCAACAACTAGTAGCCTCAGCTGTCAGATACATGTAGTGGGATAAGATTAAATGTAGTGCACATACTTCAAAATGTAATGTTACATCATGGAACAGAACAGTACTTGAAAgaacagaacaaaataaaagcactttgtTACTTTCCTCCCCTGCTCTTCCTTAATATTGTTaccattttgtttttagatataAACCACAGATTATCATGGGCAGATATGAGGCAATGTGCCCCTGGGCAAAGACTTGTTTCACCAGTCACCAACATGTTTCCTGCAAGCCTGATTCCAATAACTTAGTTGACATAGTCTTAgacaaattttgaaaaaaatacaataatttgcCAATCCTTTTGACCTATATCCAataaaaaactgtacaaagacgatatatttaatgttcaaacggATCATTTCTGAATTGGATGCACATGTTttgcgtttttttgttttttttccccttttttattatatttagtg
This window contains:
- the lhpp gene encoding phospholysine phosphohistidine inorganic pyrophosphate phosphatase, whose protein sequence is MADTGWPGCAKSLKGVILDMCGVLYDSGEGDGVAIPGSIEAVKKLKASNLQLRFCTNETQATREKFVAKLQRLGFDISVCEVFSPAPAAVAVLKERGLRPHLLVYDGLLPEFDSVDKTGPNCVVIGDAAENFSYQNLNEAFRVLIGLEKPVLLSLGQGRYYKETDGLKLDVGVFMKALEYASDLKAEVVGKPSPTFFQSVLNDMGLQPHEALMIGDDLVNDVGGAQNCGMKGVQVRTGKYRPSDERLSTVTADGTVDNLAQAVDMILTQRH